A single Curtobacterium sp. MCJR17_020 DNA region contains:
- a CDS encoding siderophore-interacting protein, protein MSSKPKRPQHVFVVARTERLSPHMVRVHLGGPAFDDFVGTADPDKLAATDKYVKLLLAKPSLGLEPPYDLEELRETLPKQDRPARRTYTVRAVDHSAKTIAVDFVVHGDDGLAGPWAAAAQPGDKLALSGPGGGYAPVDDPDVTHVLLGDDSALPAIGAALESMSDTATGVALVEVAGPADEQDIAHPAGVDLRWLHRDATGAQPGTLLLDAARALPRASRPVQVFAHGERTAMKAIRRLLQDDWGLEKREMSLSAYWALGRGEDQFQEEKREPVGVIFTD, encoded by the coding sequence ATGAGCTCCAAGCCCAAACGCCCCCAGCACGTCTTCGTCGTCGCCCGCACCGAGCGACTGTCGCCCCACATGGTGCGCGTCCACCTCGGCGGACCGGCCTTCGACGACTTCGTGGGCACGGCCGACCCGGACAAGCTGGCCGCCACCGACAAGTACGTCAAGCTCCTGCTCGCCAAGCCGTCGCTCGGCCTCGAGCCCCCGTACGACCTCGAGGAACTGCGCGAGACGCTGCCGAAGCAGGACCGACCGGCCCGCCGCACGTACACGGTGCGGGCCGTCGACCACTCGGCGAAGACGATCGCCGTCGACTTCGTCGTGCACGGCGACGACGGGCTCGCCGGGCCCTGGGCCGCAGCGGCGCAGCCCGGCGACAAGCTCGCGCTGTCCGGTCCCGGCGGCGGCTACGCGCCCGTCGACGACCCGGACGTCACCCACGTCCTGCTCGGCGACGACAGTGCCCTGCCGGCCATCGGCGCCGCGCTGGAGTCGATGTCCGACACGGCCACGGGCGTCGCCCTGGTCGAGGTCGCCGGCCCTGCCGACGAGCAGGACATCGCGCACCCGGCGGGGGTCGACCTGCGGTGGCTGCACCGCGACGCCACCGGCGCCCAGCCGGGCACGCTCCTGCTGGACGCGGCCCGGGCGCTCCCCCGTGCCTCCCGGCCGGTCCAGGTGTTCGCACACGGCGAGCGGACCGCGATGAAGGCGATCCGTCGGCTGCTGCAGGACGACTGGGGGCTCGAGAAGCGCGAGATGTCGCTGTCGGCCTACTGGGCGCTCGGGCGCGGTGAGGACCAGTTCCAGGAGGAGAAGCGCGAGCCGGTCGGCGTGATCTTCACCGACTGA
- a CDS encoding biliverdin-producing heme oxygenase, with the protein MDTTVIPFSELLRKRTRRSHGSSAGNGFMHDLLGGKCDVADYAALLGQYSFVYDALERAAERMTDHPVAAPFVTSQLTRMPAIRADLEYLIGPDWSELVCPLPATTAYVRRLNEVAAEWPGGFVAHHYTRYLGDLSGGQMIGRMLSDQFGFDTNGVLFYIFDQVADPSAFKDTYRAQLDAAPWTADEQERVIAEVELAYSLNNGLLEGLDARRRPVTDGAGDVAVTA; encoded by the coding sequence ATGGACACGACCGTCATCCCGTTCTCCGAGCTGCTGCGCAAGCGCACGCGTCGCTCGCACGGTTCCTCGGCCGGGAACGGCTTCATGCACGACCTGCTCGGCGGGAAGTGCGACGTCGCCGACTACGCGGCGTTGCTCGGACAGTACTCGTTCGTCTACGACGCCCTCGAACGTGCGGCCGAGCGGATGACGGACCACCCGGTGGCGGCGCCGTTCGTCACCTCGCAGCTCACCCGGATGCCGGCGATCCGCGCCGACCTCGAGTACCTGATCGGCCCGGACTGGTCCGAGCTGGTCTGCCCGCTCCCCGCCACGACGGCGTACGTGCGGCGGCTCAACGAGGTCGCGGCCGAGTGGCCGGGCGGCTTCGTCGCGCACCACTACACGCGGTACCTCGGTGACCTGTCCGGCGGGCAGATGATCGGTCGGATGCTCTCCGACCAGTTCGGCTTCGACACGAACGGCGTCCTCTTCTACATCTTCGACCAGGTCGCGGACCCGAGTGCCTTCAAGGACACCTACCGCGCGCAGCTCGACGCCGCGCCCTGGACGGCCGACGAGCAGGAGCGGGTGATCGCCGAGGTCGAACTGGCGTACTCGCTCAACAACGGCCTGCTCGAGGGGCTCGACGCCCGGCGTCGTCCGGTGACCGACGGCGCCGGCGACGTGGCGGTGACCGCGTGA
- a CDS encoding DUF2470 domain-containing protein, with translation MTEPFDDEARRAILRHMNADHAVDNLAIVRANGAATAVAATMTEIDAIAGVWLARLDDGDEEQVIVPWTSPLTDRRSARVQIVEVHSAAQAQLAEPS, from the coding sequence GTGACCGAGCCGTTCGACGACGAGGCGCGCCGAGCGATCCTCCGGCACATGAACGCCGACCACGCGGTCGACAACCTGGCGATCGTCCGCGCGAACGGGGCCGCGACCGCCGTGGCCGCGACGATGACCGAGATCGACGCGATCGCCGGTGTCTGGCTCGCCCGGCTCGACGACGGCGACGAGGAACAGGTCATCGTGCCCTGGACGTCGCCGCTGACCGACCGCCGTTCGGCGCGGGTGCAGATCGTCGAGGTCCACTCCGCCGCGCAGGCCCAGCTCGCTGAACCGAGCTGA
- a CDS encoding phosphoenolpyruvate carboxylase, whose protein sequence is MTAIDGSARHERARDDVSGAVDSDLRADVRYLGNLLGRVLRENGGDELLRDVESLRAAVIDAYEGDHAEGAARAQTLVSAMSAERAEAVAQAFTTYFHLTNLAEEHHRVRVLRQRGDDGGLAGDSFPATYAELVAEVGEAEAAERLRTLRFHPVLTAHPTEARRRAVTTGVRRITDLIDERDRAKNATARAENERRLLEEITTLLRTSPLRTTRPTPLDEVRTAMSVFDQTLFEIVPQVYRLLDDRLQGDDAGRAPVTAPAFVRFGTWIGGDRDGNPHVTADITRQAAEIAAEHILIGLTRATTRIGSALTLDASDTPADAGLTALVAAQESLDPGIAERIGVRAPNETHRRALLFVAARIDATRQGTTPLAYDGPDALLADLRTIQASLVAAGAIRPANGELQNLIWQVETFGFHLAELEVRQHSQVHRTALAEIRAGGALSETTEEVLAVFRTIADLQDRYGVRAASRYIVSFTQSAADLANVHELAVAALGSPEAAPVLDVIPLFETFADLHASVDILDEAVRTETFQRRLAATGRRLEVMLGYSDSSKDVGPVSANLALYDAQARIADWARDNEVELTLFHGRGGSLGRGGGPANEAVLAQPPGSIDGRLKLTEQGEVIFAQYGDQDIAARHLEQMASATLFASSPSNEARTAAAATRFADLAQQLDDVSRVAFYELVKADGFAPWFARVTPMEEIGLLPLGSRPARRGLSVESLEDLRAIPWVFSWTQARINLAGWYGLGSALEAVGDVDVLRAAYAEWPLFGAMIKNVEMSLAKTDEHIARRYLELADRDDLAAKVLDEMTRTRDWVLRISGGSDVLEDRPVLARAVRLRSPYVDALSHLQLRALRSIRTTGSTDPTDADHRLLLLTVNGIAAGLQNTG, encoded by the coding sequence ATGACGGCGATCGACGGATCGGCGCGCCATGAGCGCGCTCGGGACGACGTCAGCGGCGCGGTCGACAGTGACCTGCGCGCCGACGTGCGCTACCTCGGCAACCTGCTCGGCCGGGTGCTGCGCGAGAACGGTGGCGACGAGCTGCTGCGTGACGTGGAGTCACTGCGTGCGGCCGTGATCGACGCCTACGAGGGCGACCACGCCGAGGGTGCTGCCCGTGCGCAGACCCTCGTGTCCGCGATGTCGGCCGAGCGCGCCGAAGCGGTGGCGCAGGCCTTCACGACGTACTTCCACCTCACGAACCTGGCCGAGGAGCACCACCGCGTGCGGGTGCTCCGGCAGCGCGGCGACGACGGCGGCCTGGCCGGCGACTCGTTCCCGGCGACCTACGCGGAACTCGTGGCCGAGGTCGGCGAGGCCGAGGCGGCCGAGCGACTCCGGACGCTGCGGTTCCACCCGGTGCTGACCGCACACCCGACCGAGGCCCGCCGTCGTGCCGTGACCACGGGCGTGCGGCGCATCACGGACCTCATCGACGAGCGCGACCGCGCGAAGAACGCCACCGCGCGTGCCGAGAACGAGCGACGGCTGCTCGAGGAGATCACGACGCTCCTGCGCACCTCGCCGCTCCGCACGACGCGCCCGACCCCGCTCGACGAGGTCCGCACCGCCATGAGCGTCTTCGACCAGACGCTGTTCGAGATCGTCCCGCAGGTCTACCGCCTGCTCGACGACCGGCTGCAGGGTGACGACGCCGGACGTGCACCGGTGACGGCGCCCGCGTTCGTGCGGTTCGGCACCTGGATCGGTGGCGACCGCGACGGCAACCCGCACGTGACCGCCGACATCACGCGCCAGGCTGCGGAGATCGCTGCCGAGCACATCCTGATCGGGCTCACCCGTGCCACCACCCGCATCGGCAGTGCCTTGACCCTCGACGCGAGCGACACCCCGGCCGACGCCGGGCTCACCGCGCTCGTGGCGGCGCAGGAGTCGCTCGACCCGGGCATCGCCGAGCGCATCGGCGTCCGCGCCCCGAACGAGACGCACCGTCGCGCACTGCTGTTCGTCGCGGCACGCATCGACGCCACCAGGCAGGGCACGACGCCGCTCGCGTACGACGGCCCGGACGCCCTGCTCGCCGACCTCCGCACGATCCAGGCGTCGCTCGTCGCCGCCGGCGCGATCCGGCCGGCGAACGGCGAGCTGCAGAACCTCATCTGGCAGGTCGAGACCTTCGGGTTCCACCTGGCCGAGCTCGAGGTCCGGCAGCACTCGCAGGTGCACCGCACGGCCCTGGCGGAGATCCGGGCCGGTGGCGCGCTGAGCGAGACCACCGAAGAGGTCCTCGCGGTCTTCCGGACCATCGCCGACCTGCAGGACCGCTACGGGGTCCGTGCCGCCAGCCGGTACATCGTGTCCTTCACGCAGTCGGCGGCGGACCTGGCGAACGTGCACGAGCTCGCCGTCGCCGCACTCGGCTCGCCCGAGGCCGCGCCGGTGCTCGACGTCATCCCGTTGTTCGAGACCTTCGCCGACCTGCACGCCAGCGTCGACATCCTCGACGAGGCCGTCCGCACCGAGACGTTCCAGCGTCGCCTGGCCGCGACCGGCCGTCGGCTCGAGGTCATGCTCGGCTACTCGGACTCGTCGAAGGACGTCGGCCCGGTCTCAGCGAACCTGGCGCTCTACGACGCCCAGGCTCGCATCGCCGACTGGGCGCGGGACAACGAGGTCGAGCTCACCCTGTTCCACGGCCGCGGCGGTTCGCTCGGCCGCGGCGGCGGGCCGGCCAACGAGGCCGTCCTCGCGCAGCCGCCGGGATCGATCGACGGTCGCCTGAAGCTCACCGAGCAGGGCGAGGTCATCTTCGCGCAGTACGGCGACCAGGACATCGCGGCCCGTCACCTCGAGCAGATGGCCTCGGCCACCCTGTTCGCGTCGTCGCCGTCCAACGAGGCGCGCACGGCCGCTGCGGCCACCCGGTTCGCCGACCTCGCGCAGCAGCTGGACGACGTCTCGCGCGTCGCGTTCTACGAGCTGGTCAAGGCGGACGGGTTCGCTCCGTGGTTCGCACGGGTCACCCCGATGGAGGAGATCGGGCTGCTCCCGCTCGGCTCCCGCCCGGCCCGCCGCGGGCTGTCGGTCGAGTCGCTCGAGGACCTCCGGGCGATCCCGTGGGTGTTCTCGTGGACCCAGGCGCGGATCAACCTGGCCGGCTGGTACGGGCTCGGCTCCGCGCTCGAGGCGGTCGGTGACGTCGACGTCCTGCGTGCCGCGTACGCCGAGTGGCCGTTGTTCGGCGCCATGATCAAGAACGTCGAGATGTCGCTCGCGAAGACCGACGAGCACATCGCCCGCCGGTACCTCGAGCTCGCCGACCGCGACGACCTCGCCGCCAAGGTGCTCGACGAGATGACGCGGACCCGTGACTGGGTGCTGCGGATCTCGGGTGGCAGCGACGTGCTCGAGGACCGTCCGGTCCTGGCTCGGGCCGTGCGCCTGCGCAGCCCCTACGTCGACGCCCTGTCGCACCTGCAGCTCCGCGCGCTCCGGTCCATCCGGACGACGGGCAGCACCGACCCGACCGACGCCGACCACCGTCTGCTCCTGCTCACCGTGAACGGGATCGCCGCCGGCCTGCAGAACACCGGCTGA
- a CDS encoding multidrug effflux MFS transporter, protein MTTERTRKPTTTTLPPIVPLALIVGVSPFATDMYIPALPQIAHDLGTTPGAVQLSLTAFLVAFAVGQLLVGPVSDGVGRRPMLVAGTAVFALASVGCALAPDVVTLVLARIAQGLGGAAGAVAGRAMVSDVASGTRMAKVFGTLAAINAIGPVVAPLAGGAVLTFGTWRIMFVVLAVLGALFFAMVVLRFRETLPPERRGGVGFAANGRRIRELLAIPRFRAYVLSGVLSTVGFFAYIATSSFVFQTQFGFSEGMYTLVFATNASMMIVTTLVFGRVVGRFSEDSLLTVGLLVGTAGAAAVLVSALLGLGPVPVWCALAVVTGAWGFVLPAAMTRTQHVGAAHPGTAAALQGGLTFGIGGLGTPLAGALGGTALAMGGVMAALMAAAVVVQVTATRRDRSGT, encoded by the coding sequence GTGACGACGGAGCGCACCCGGAAGCCGACCACGACCACCCTGCCGCCGATCGTGCCGCTGGCCCTGATCGTCGGGGTGTCGCCGTTCGCCACGGACATGTACATCCCGGCGCTGCCGCAGATCGCCCACGACCTCGGCACGACCCCCGGTGCCGTGCAGCTGTCGCTCACGGCGTTCCTCGTCGCCTTCGCGGTCGGGCAGTTGCTCGTCGGGCCCGTCAGCGACGGGGTCGGTCGGCGGCCGATGCTCGTCGCCGGCACCGCGGTCTTCGCGCTCGCCTCGGTCGGGTGCGCACTCGCGCCGGACGTCGTCACGCTCGTCCTCGCCCGCATCGCCCAGGGGCTCGGCGGAGCGGCCGGAGCGGTCGCCGGCCGGGCGATGGTGTCGGACGTGGCGAGCGGGACCCGGATGGCGAAGGTCTTCGGCACGCTCGCCGCGATCAACGCGATCGGCCCCGTCGTGGCGCCGCTGGCCGGAGGCGCCGTGCTGACCTTCGGCACGTGGCGGATCATGTTCGTCGTGCTCGCGGTGCTCGGCGCGCTGTTCTTCGCGATGGTGGTGCTGCGGTTCCGCGAGACCCTGCCGCCGGAGCGACGCGGGGGCGTGGGCTTCGCCGCGAACGGTCGACGCATCCGCGAACTGCTGGCGATCCCGCGGTTCCGTGCCTACGTGCTGAGCGGGGTGCTCTCCACCGTGGGGTTCTTCGCGTACATCGCGACCAGCTCGTTCGTGTTCCAGACCCAGTTCGGCTTCTCCGAGGGCATGTACACGCTGGTCTTCGCCACGAACGCCTCGATGATGATCGTCACCACGCTGGTGTTCGGTCGGGTCGTCGGACGGTTCTCCGAGGACTCCCTGCTCACCGTCGGACTGCTCGTCGGCACCGCGGGCGCGGCGGCGGTCCTCGTCTCGGCGCTGCTCGGCCTCGGTCCGGTGCCGGTCTGGTGCGCCCTCGCGGTCGTGACGGGCGCGTGGGGCTTCGTCCTGCCCGCGGCGATGACCCGGACGCAGCACGTCGGGGCGGCGCACCCGGGGACGGCGGCGGCCCTGCAGGGCGGCCTGACGTTCGGCATCGGCGGCCTCGGGACACCGCTCGCCGGCGCGCTCGGCGGGACCGCACTGGCGATGGGCGGGGTCATGGCGGCACTCATGGCTGCAGCCGTCGTGGTGCAGGTCACCGCGACGCGTCGGGACCGCAGCGGGACCTGA
- a CDS encoding STAS domain-containing protein, which produces MDIVVHEAQPDTAVLECSGRLNMVSAPAFREAVAQVVDNGRARVVVELSGVEFMDSSGLGALVGSLKTARQAGGDLRIAAPSEQVQMVLQLSNIDKILRTYPDGDAAVTDW; this is translated from the coding sequence ATGGACATCGTCGTACACGAAGCGCAGCCCGACACCGCGGTACTCGAGTGCAGCGGGCGCCTCAACATGGTGTCCGCCCCGGCGTTCCGCGAGGCGGTCGCGCAGGTCGTCGACAACGGACGTGCCCGCGTCGTGGTCGAGCTCTCCGGTGTCGAGTTCATGGACTCGTCCGGGCTCGGCGCGCTGGTCGGCAGCCTGAAGACCGCGCGGCAGGCGGGCGGCGACCTCCGCATCGCAGCGCCGTCCGAGCAGGTGCAGATGGTCCTGCAGCTCTCGAACATCGACAAGATCCTCCGCACGTACCCCGACGGGGACGCTGCGGTCACCGACTGGTGA